From the genome of Chroicocephalus ridibundus chromosome 1, bChrRid1.1, whole genome shotgun sequence, one region includes:
- the LOC134519371 gene encoding proline-rich protein 2-like, producing the protein MQRGLRGPGRPRPRSRGFPRKRPPAAPSPASGSTGRAPLAGGGGRSAPGQEQHNAPPPQQVAPLPTPRGLRAGSRLRRPPARRGSGPPRPRLAAPALLSGAPRQRSPHPRRQPPALSSHLVTWGSAPPRTGREGTRPRGRVLSRGALRSSWGRAVSRVVPPTPPPPQRGRRRCGTAPLLLAAPPGTRRRARRRRLTAPQYGGVRRRSDFSPPTPPSDVAPAPALSMRGADGHAPQAARSRCP; encoded by the coding sequence ATGCAGCGGGGGCTGCGCGGCCCCGGCCGGCCGAGGCCGCGCTCTCGGGGCTTCCCCAGAaagcgcccgcccgccgccccctcaccgGCGTCGGGCTCGACGGGTCGGGCCCCCCtcgcaggcggcggcggccgttCCGCCCCCGGACAAGAGCAGCACAACGCCCCGCCGCCGCAACAAGTCGCTCCGCTCCCCaccccccgggggctgcgggcgggctcCCGCCTGAGGCGGCCGCCAgcgcggcgggggagcgggcccCCACGGCCGCGGCTCGCCGCCCCCGCGCTGCTCTCCGGGGCGCCGCGGCAGCGGAGCCCCCACCCCCGCCGACAGCCGCCCGCGCTCTCATCTCACCTCGTCACCTGGGGCTCCGCTCCCCCACGAACGGGGCGGGAGGGGACGAGACCCCGGGGTCGGGTGCTTAGTCGCGGCGCTCTCcgctcctcctggggcagggcGGTGTCGCGTGtcgtgccccccacccctccgccGCCGCAGCGGGGCAGGAGGCGCTGCGGGACCGCCCCGCTGCTGCTCGCGGCGCCGCCGGGGACAAGGCgccgagcgcggcggcggcggctgacaGCTCCGCAATATGGCGGCGTCCGCCGCCGTTCAGAtttctcccccccaacccccccatcaGATGTCGCTCCTGCGCCCGCACTGAGCATGCGCGGCGCGGACGGGCATGCGCCTCAGGCGGCGCGAAGCCGCTGCCCGTAG